ACTCTGTTGATCTCATCGCACATGTTGGATGTGGTGCAATCCATTTGTACAAGGGTTGCACTGTTCAACAAGGGCAAGATCGGCTTTATGGGGTCGGTTGATGCCTTCACCAACGATGTTGCCGGTGGAGCCTTCCGTATCGATGTTACGGCACGCAAGATTGATCTGTCTGCCTGCAAGGACATCATTCCTTCTGTGGGTGCGGTTGAACATCTGGAAAATGATAGCTGGAAAGTGTCTGCATCTCATGATGTGCGGCCGGAACTGGCGCGCCTCATTACCGAACATGGTGGAGATTTGCTGTCGCTGCAAGCGCATCGCGCGAGTCTGAGTGAAGCATATAACCGCTTCTTCAGCCATCTGGAGCAATAGGAGACAAAGCAATGAAGCGAAAAGGTTCTCCGCTTACCGGGGTGATGTCAATCGCTCTCAAGGAAGCCGCTGACCATATGACCAGCGCACGCATGCATCTGATCATGCTGTTGGTCTTGCTGACGGCAATGGGTGCCGTCTATGCTGCGATCGGTGAGATTAAAACAACCACGGCACAGGATGAATTCCTGTTCCTAAAACTGTTCACGGTGGCCAAGGCGCCTTTGCCGTCTTTCTCATCCTTCATGGGCTTTCTGTTGCCGCTATTGGCAATTGCCCTTGGGTTTGATGCGGTGAATGGCGAGTTCAGCCGCCGCACGATGAGCCGGATTCTGGCACAGCCGATCTACAGGGATGCGGTTTTGATTGGCAAGTTTCTCGGTGGCCTCATGGTGCTTGCGATCGCTCTTGTAACCTTGTGGTTGCTGATGGTCGGGCTTGGCATTCTCTTTTTGGGTCTGCCTCCTTCTGGGGCGGATGTTGCGCGTGGGCTGGCCTATCTGGCTGCGACGCTCTTTTATACGGGCGTCTGGCTGGCATTGGCATTGGCTTTCTCGACGATTACCCGCTCTCCAGCTACCTCGGCACTGGCGTCTTTGTCCGTATGGCTGATCTTCACGATCTTCTGGCAAATGATCACCCCGATTCTTGCCAGTGTGATTTCGCCGATCAATCCATATGATCCGATGACGATGCTTGCCCAGTTTCATACCCAGCAAGGATTGGCCCGCATTTCACCGGCCATTCTGTACAGCGAAGCTGCAACTATGCTGCTTGACCCAACCTCTCGTTCTGTTGGGCCGATCTTCATGTCCCAACTTCAGGGCGCGTTGATCGGATCTCCATTGCCAACCATGCAAAGCATCAAGATCATTTGGCCACAGATTGCGGGCTTGATTGCCGGAATGCTGTTCATGTTCACGCTGGCCTATGTGAGTTTCCAGCGGCAGGAGGTTCGCTCCTGATGATGATTGTCTTCGCCCTCCATATTTGCCCGGGGGCGGAGGCTGGGTGCTCGTTTTTACGCCCCTTCATGGGGACTTGAGGTGTAGAGCGGGCACCACCTTAGAATCTTTTTCGCAGGGCCATGCTGTTATTCTGTCTGCCAGACGGTCACTCCAATTACACTTCAGCTAGCCAAATCCTCTTATAGAGATGTCCAGTGCGACAATGATACGCCGTAGAAATAGTCAGTAAGCAGATCTGGCGTCAGGACGTACAATTCGTCATGGCGAGAGGATTTTTCGTTTATTGCAAACCGGTGCAAAAGGGACTTTACTGCAGCTCAATGAATGAACCATCGGTTTTGCTTGTTTCGGTCCCGTTGTTGCCTGGTTGCTGATCCACTGGACGTCTTGGGTTGGGCTGTTTTTCCCGTTGGTTGTTGAATCGGTCTTCTGAGTCTGAAGCCATATCTTTTCTTAGTTTCAAGGATTTAAAAATGAAATCTATTGGTTATGCGGCGCATTCGGTTGGAAGCGAGTTGGTGCCTTTTTCCTTTGAGCGACGGGAATTGCGCGACAATGATGTCGCCATGGATATTCTTTATTGCGGAGTATGCCATTCGGATCTGCACTATGTGAAAGACGATTGGGCCAAGACGGTTTTCCCATTTGTGCCCGGCCATGAGATTGTCGGTCGTGTTACCGAGGTTGGTTCGACTGTCAGCAAGCATAAGGTTGGTGACATCGTTGCTGTTGGCTGCATGGTTGATAGTTGTCAGGAATGCGATCAGTGCAAGAAGGATCACGAGCAATATTGTCGCGAAGGCTGGACCGGAACCTATAATGCGCCTGACCGTCAGACAGGGGATATCACTCGCGGTGGATACTCCAACAATCTGATCGTGCGTGAGGAATTCGTTCTGAGCGTTCCTGAAGGGCTGGATATCAGCAAGGCAGCACCGTTGCTTTGCGCTGGCATTACGACCTATTCGCCTTTGCGTGAATGGAAGGTCGGGCCGGGCTCTCGTGTTGGTGTTATCGGTATGGGTGGTCTTGGCCACATGGCTATCAAGCTTGCCCATGCCATGGGGGCTATCGTGACCGTGATTTCCCGCTCGTCTGGCAAGGAAAAAGATGCGCTGGATCTGGGCGCCCATAACTTTCTTATCTCCAAGGATGAGGAACAGATGAGCCAGTTTTGTGATGGTTTTGATCTGATTATCGACACGATTCCGGTTAAGCATGACATCAATCCTTATCTGCCTTTGCTTGATATCGACGGAACGCTTTGTCTTGTTGGCCAGATTGGTCCGCTGGAAGAGTTGGCAACGCCGTTCATGATCCGCGGCCGTCGTCGGGTTGCCGGATCCATTATCGGTGGAATCAAGGAAACCCAGGAATGTCTGGATTTCTGTGGTCGCTTTGGTATCCATCCGGAAGTCGAGATGATTGATATCAAGGATATCAATATTGCTTATGAACGCATGGAGCGGTCTGATGTGCACTATCGTTTCGTTATCGACATGAAGAGTCTCAAAGACTGAATTGCGCTAGGCTACCGGTCCGCACATACCTCAAATATCTAAAAAGCGGGTCCCATGTGTATGGGGCCCGCTTTTTTTGGTTGCCATGAAAAACCTTGCCCATCTGTGGGTGGGCTTGGCTTGGCTAGACGCTCTGGGCCGGTCAGTAGGCTCCTCGGACATGCTGGGCGACCTTATCCTTATAGAAGGTGATCAGGTCTTCATGCAGCGTCTGAGGCAAAGGAGAGAGGTCGGAAATGGCAGCGTTGCGCCCGATCTGATCGGGGCGGCTGGCTCCGGGAATGATCGCCGATACTGCATCATGATCCAGAATCCAGCGCTGAGCCATATCGGCCATGCTCATGCCCTCAGGCAGCATGGAGCGTAGTTCTTCGACCAGCTCCAGGCCCTTTTCATACGGCAAGCCGGCAAAGGTTTCGCCGACATTGAAGCATTGGCCGTCCCGATTGAAATTACGATGGTCATTTTCGGCGAATTTGGTGTCGGCGGAAAATTTGCCGGAGAGTAGGCCACTGGCCAACGGTAGGCGCACGATGATACCGACGCCTTTGTCCTTTGCCTGCGGTAGCAATTCATCCGTGAGCTTCTGGCGGAAGATATTGTAGATGACTTGCAGGCTGAGCAACCCTTCCTGCTCGATGCACATGAGGCCTTCTTCGACCGTTTCCACACTGGCGCCGAAATGCTTGATCACACCTTCAGACTTGAGTGCACGCAGCCAATCGAAAATGGCTCCCTGCCGCATCACTTCGGTTGGAATGCAGTGAAGCTGGACCAGATCAAGGCAATCCATGCCGAGGCGCTTGCGAGACGCGTCAATTCCCTGCCGCAAGGATTGTTCCGTGTAGCCATCCGGGTAAACATCCCCGCGGCCAAATTTGGTGGCAACGCGGATATCCGAACGATTTTGTTTTGCGAGAAACTTGCCAATCAGGCTTTCGCTTTTGCCATCGCCATAGACGTTGGCGGTGTCAAAGAAGGTGACACCTTTTTCAAGGGCGGTTTCAAGAATGGAGATGCCTGTTTCTTCAGCGACAGCTTCACCCCAATCAGCGCCCAGCTGCCAACAGCCAAGACCAACTTCGCTGACTGTGAAACCGCTTTTTCCCAATTTACGATTTTGCATAATATCCTCCCCACTATGAGATCGTATAAACCCGCATTTTCAGGCACACCACAGCATTGGCGGGCGGGTCTGAAATTAATCGCATATGGTTTGTGCGATTTGCGGCAAGACTATTCCTATTAATTTGAAAGGGAAAGCGTCAGACACTGTTAAAAATATGGATCATTCTTTGAATTATGATAGTTCATCCATACAATTGACTGAAAACTTTACGTGATTATATGTAAAGGAAACTCAAAGGCTGGATTTGAAAATGTTTAATAGCTTAATGCAGATGTTTCGCGAGCTCGCTGGTGCTTCGGAGGATAGCCAGATTTTTTCCGACAGTGATTTGCGTGTCGCTACCGCAGCTCTTCTGGTGCATCTGATGTCAATTGACGGGGTGGTCGATGACAAAGAGACCGACGAGATTCGCAAGGTCCTCAAAAAGCACTATTCTCTGACGAATGAGGAAACTGGCGAGCTCATTGAGTTTGCCAGCAAGTGTGATGAAGAATCTGTCGATCTTTATAAATTCACCTCAGTGCTCAAGCGCGAGCTGGATGTGAAGGGCCGCATCAAGATTATCGAGATGATGTGGAAACTCGTCTTCGCCGACGGGGAGATTCACGAGTTTGAGGATAATCTGGTATGGCGTGTTTCCGAATTGCTCGGTGTCTCAAGACGGGATCGCATCAGGATGCGGCAGCATGTTCAGGCGCAGATTGAAAAGGGCAAAGAGTGAGACGAGATTCGAGCAAGATTCTGATCGTTCTTCACCAAGAAACATCAACCCCGGGCCGGGTTGGCTATTTGCTGGAGCAACGAGGCTTTTCACTCGATATTCGTCGGCCGCGCTTTGGTGATCCTTTGCCAGATAGCATGGCAGGCCACGCCGGTGCAGTCATCTTCGGTGGGCCCATGAGCGCCAATGATGAAGAGGACTTCGTCAAGACGGAGATAGACTGGATATCGGTCCCGTTGCGCGATGAGGTGCCGTTTCTGGGCATCTGTCTGGGAGCGCAAATGCTTTGCAGGCAGCTCGGGGGACAGGTGGACTTGCATCCCTGCGGTCTGGTCGAGCGTGGCTATTATGAAATCACACCGAGCGCCGAGGGCGAGGCTCTCATCAAGTGGCCGCAAAAGGTCTATCAGTGGCACAAGGAGGGCTTTTCCATTCCCTCCGGTGCTGAGCATCTTGCCAGTAGTTCTTTTTTCCAGAATC
This window of the uncultured Cohaesibacter sp. genome carries:
- a CDS encoding ABC transporter permease subunit, yielding MKRKGSPLTGVMSIALKEAADHMTSARMHLIMLLVLLTAMGAVYAAIGEIKTTTAQDEFLFLKLFTVAKAPLPSFSSFMGFLLPLLAIALGFDAVNGEFSRRTMSRILAQPIYRDAVLIGKFLGGLMVLAIALVTLWLLMVGLGILFLGLPPSGADVARGLAYLAATLFYTGVWLALALAFSTITRSPATSALASLSVWLIFTIFWQMITPILASVISPINPYDPMTMLAQFHTQQGLARISPAILYSEAATMLLDPTSRSVGPIFMSQLQGALIGSPLPTMQSIKIIWPQIAGLIAGMLFMFTLAYVSFQRQEVRS
- a CDS encoding NAD(P)-dependent alcohol dehydrogenase, giving the protein MKSIGYAAHSVGSELVPFSFERRELRDNDVAMDILYCGVCHSDLHYVKDDWAKTVFPFVPGHEIVGRVTEVGSTVSKHKVGDIVAVGCMVDSCQECDQCKKDHEQYCREGWTGTYNAPDRQTGDITRGGYSNNLIVREEFVLSVPEGLDISKAAPLLCAGITTYSPLREWKVGPGSRVGVIGMGGLGHMAIKLAHAMGAIVTVISRSSGKEKDALDLGAHNFLISKDEEQMSQFCDGFDLIIDTIPVKHDINPYLPLLDIDGTLCLVGQIGPLEELATPFMIRGRRRVAGSIIGGIKETQECLDFCGRFGIHPEVEMIDIKDINIAYERMERSDVHYRFVIDMKSLKD
- a CDS encoding aldo/keto reductase, encoding MQNRKLGKSGFTVSEVGLGCWQLGADWGEAVAEETGISILETALEKGVTFFDTANVYGDGKSESLIGKFLAKQNRSDIRVATKFGRGDVYPDGYTEQSLRQGIDASRKRLGMDCLDLVQLHCIPTEVMRQGAIFDWLRALKSEGVIKHFGASVETVEEGLMCIEQEGLLSLQVIYNIFRQKLTDELLPQAKDKGVGIIVRLPLASGLLSGKFSADTKFAENDHRNFNRDGQCFNVGETFAGLPYEKGLELVEELRSMLPEGMSMADMAQRWILDHDAVSAIIPGASRPDQIGRNAAISDLSPLPQTLHEDLITFYKDKVAQHVRGAY
- a CDS encoding TerB family tellurite resistance protein; the encoded protein is MFNSLMQMFRELAGASEDSQIFSDSDLRVATAALLVHLMSIDGVVDDKETDEIRKVLKKHYSLTNEETGELIEFASKCDEESVDLYKFTSVLKRELDVKGRIKIIEMMWKLVFADGEIHEFEDNLVWRVSELLGVSRRDRIRMRQHVQAQIEKGKE
- a CDS encoding glutamine amidotransferase, producing the protein MRRDSSKILIVLHQETSTPGRVGYLLEQRGFSLDIRRPRFGDPLPDSMAGHAGAVIFGGPMSANDEEDFVKTEIDWISVPLRDEVPFLGICLGAQMLCRQLGGQVDLHPCGLVERGYYEITPSAEGEALIKWPQKVYQWHKEGFSIPSGAEHLASSSFFQNQAMRFGKNAYGIQFHPEVTAQMMLQWTTVAGDHLAVVGAQKRGDHFRERSAYDPEVESWLNHFLDLWIGPSVS